In a genomic window of Mucilaginibacter sp. KACC 22063:
- a CDS encoding RrF2 family transcriptional regulator: MLSKKTKYAIKALVILGKHMDQPPMQISRIAELERIPKKFLEQILLELRNSGFLYSKKGAGGGYSLNKDPKDIYLVNILRITDGPVAMVPCASLNFYHKCDECHQETTCGIRDVFIQVRDATLKILSETSIADVISREKDLSSII; encoded by the coding sequence ATGCTGTCTAAAAAAACCAAATACGCTATAAAGGCGCTGGTCATATTAGGTAAACATATGGATCAACCGCCGATGCAAATTTCAAGGATCGCGGAGTTGGAACGTATACCTAAAAAATTCCTTGAACAAATATTATTAGAGCTGCGCAACTCTGGCTTTCTGTACAGTAAGAAAGGTGCTGGCGGCGGCTATAGCCTTAACAAAGACCCTAAAGACATTTATCTGGTTAATATCCTTCGCATTACCGATGGTCCTGTTGCCATGGTACCCTGTGCAAGCTTAAATTTCTATCATAAATGCGACGAATGCCACCAGGAAACCACCTGTGGTATAAGAGATGTATTTATACAGGTGCGCGATGCAACACTGAAAATTCTTTCAGAAACCAGCATTGCCGACGTTATTTCTCGCGAGAAAGACCTTTCGTCCATTATCTGA
- the cobA gene encoding uroporphyrinogen-III C-methyltransferase, with protein MIEVKTKHNIKEPRITLVGAGPGDAELITVKGIKALQTADVVLYDALVNEELLDFAPAHAQKVYVGKRSGDHSYSQEAVNKLMIDYALNYGHVVRLKGGDPFVFGRGYEELDHAASYSIPAQVIPGISSSISVPGLQQIPVTHRGLSESFWVVTGTTASGTVSNDLYEAARTKATVVVLMGLNKLKEITNIYKKEGKGKLPVAVIQSGSTAEEKVAIGVVDTIVEVVEEMKIKAPALIVLGDVVSLHPKFQPIREFYDIIASE; from the coding sequence ATGATAGAGGTTAAAACCAAGCATAACATCAAAGAACCGCGGATAACGCTTGTAGGCGCAGGCCCCGGCGATGCAGAACTGATCACTGTTAAAGGGATAAAGGCACTGCAAACTGCCGATGTTGTATTATATGATGCTTTAGTAAATGAAGAACTATTAGACTTTGCTCCTGCCCATGCACAAAAAGTTTATGTGGGTAAACGCTCTGGCGATCACTCCTACTCGCAGGAGGCAGTTAATAAACTAATGATTGACTATGCCCTTAATTATGGCCATGTGGTACGCTTAAAAGGCGGTGACCCGTTTGTATTTGGGCGTGGTTATGAAGAACTTGACCATGCGGCTTCTTACAGCATCCCTGCGCAGGTGATACCCGGTATATCAAGTTCAATCAGTGTACCCGGATTACAGCAAATACCAGTTACCCACCGAGGTTTAAGCGAAAGCTTTTGGGTGGTAACAGGCACAACTGCCAGCGGCACTGTTTCAAATGACTTATACGAAGCAGCACGCACCAAAGCTACTGTTGTGGTATTGATGGGCTTAAATAAGCTAAAGGAAATTACTAACATATACAAAAAAGAAGGTAAAGGAAAGCTACCTGTAGCTGTGATACAAAGCGGCTCAACCGCCGAAGAAAAGGTGGCGATTGGTGTTGTAGATACCATTGTAGAAGTAGTTGAAGAAATGAAGATCAAAGCACCGGCGCTTATAGTACTGGGCGATGTGGTATCACTGCATCCTAAGTTTCAACCGATCAGGGAATTTTATGACATCATTGCCTCGGAATAA
- a CDS encoding HEPN domain-containing protein — translation MQSFRTELENPVVEKDILDLERKIRAFREGKIHDEKFRSLRLARGVYGQRQPGVQMVRIKLPFGKVTFKQLLRIADISDEYASSNLHLTTRQDIQVHYVSLDRTPQLWAELEQDDITLREACGNTVRNVTSSPTAGIDPLEPFDVSPYAQATFEYFLRNPICQEMGRKFKISFSSSDTDTAFSYIHDLGFIPKLKDDNQRGFKVMLGGGLGAQPALAHIVEEFLPEDELIPYIEAIIRVFDRHGERNNRNKARMKFLVQKIGLDELLRLAAIEKTANKVKSLKVDRDAVPQLAIPSLAENLLSVEQLANPLRYEQWLATNVFEQKQQGFYGVYVKVPVGDIHSDTARKLVAAISPYVADEIRVTQNQGLLLKFARKEALPSLYTELEKIDLAAPGFDSVADVTTCPGTDTCNLGISNSMTLSKVLEDVIYKEYEELIYNREIKIKISGCMNSCGQHGLAHIGFHGSSLKADKRVLPSVQVLLGGGTVGNGIGRAADKVVKVPAKRATHVLRAVLDDFKANSIKDETFHGYYDRLGKDYFYQLLKPLADLTTLTDDEFVDWGHEETFATAIGVGECAGVMIDLVATLIFEADEKLGWANESYNAGAWADSIYHAYAAMISGAKALLLQKNVNSSTQTGIIKEFDTNYVDTGDVVLNSSFNDLVLQINQNEPSQQFAAKYLSEATAFLETIKSKREALV, via the coding sequence ATGCAAAGCTTTAGAACAGAACTTGAAAACCCGGTAGTAGAAAAAGACATACTTGACCTTGAGCGCAAGATCCGCGCTTTCAGGGAAGGCAAGATACATGATGAGAAATTCCGCAGCCTAAGGCTGGCACGCGGTGTTTATGGCCAGCGCCAGCCCGGTGTACAAATGGTACGTATCAAATTGCCATTTGGCAAAGTAACTTTTAAACAACTGTTGCGCATTGCTGATATCTCTGACGAATATGCCAGCAGTAACCTGCATTTAACTACCCGTCAAGATATACAGGTACATTATGTAAGCCTTGACCGTACGCCGCAATTATGGGCAGAACTGGAACAGGACGATATTACCCTTCGCGAAGCCTGCGGCAATACTGTCAGAAATGTAACCTCATCCCCTACCGCTGGTATCGATCCGCTGGAACCATTTGATGTATCGCCTTACGCACAGGCCACATTCGAATACTTTTTGCGCAACCCGATATGTCAGGAGATGGGGCGTAAATTCAAGATCTCTTTTTCATCCAGCGATACAGATACAGCCTTCAGTTATATTCATGATCTGGGATTTATTCCCAAACTTAAAGACGACAACCAGCGTGGCTTTAAGGTAATGCTTGGCGGCGGCCTTGGTGCGCAGCCTGCTCTGGCGCACATTGTTGAAGAGTTTTTACCCGAAGATGAACTGATCCCTTATATAGAGGCCATTATCCGTGTGTTTGACCGCCATGGCGAGCGCAACAACCGCAATAAGGCCCGTATGAAGTTCCTGGTGCAAAAAATCGGGCTTGATGAATTATTACGCCTGGCAGCTATTGAAAAAACAGCCAACAAGGTTAAATCACTTAAGGTTGACCGCGATGCTGTGCCTCAGCTGGCTATCCCTTCACTCGCAGAAAACCTGCTTAGCGTCGAGCAATTAGCCAACCCATTGCGTTACGAACAGTGGCTGGCAACAAATGTGTTTGAACAAAAGCAGCAAGGTTTTTATGGGGTGTATGTAAAAGTACCTGTTGGCGATATTCATTCAGACACCGCCCGCAAACTGGTAGCGGCAATAAGTCCTTATGTGGCCGACGAGATCAGGGTTACGCAAAATCAAGGATTGCTGTTAAAATTCGCCCGCAAGGAAGCTTTACCATCATTATATACCGAATTAGAAAAAATTGACCTGGCTGCGCCCGGTTTTGATAGCGTCGCCGATGTGACTACCTGTCCCGGTACCGACACCTGCAACCTGGGCATTTCCAATAGCATGACCTTATCAAAAGTGCTGGAAGATGTCATCTATAAAGAATATGAGGAACTGATCTATAACCGCGAAATCAAAATCAAGATCAGTGGCTGCATGAATTCGTGCGGGCAGCATGGGCTGGCGCATATCGGCTTTCATGGCAGTTCGCTTAAAGCAGATAAACGGGTACTGCCATCGGTGCAGGTATTGTTAGGTGGTGGCACAGTTGGTAACGGCATTGGCCGTGCGGCCGATAAGGTAGTCAAGGTACCAGCCAAACGCGCCACCCATGTGCTGCGTGCTGTTTTGGACGACTTTAAAGCAAACTCAATAAAAGATGAGACCTTCCACGGTTATTATGACCGTTTAGGCAAGGATTATTTTTACCAGTTACTTAAGCCGCTTGCTGACCTGACCACACTGACCGATGATGAGTTTGTAGACTGGGGGCACGAAGAAACGTTTGCTACCGCAATCGGCGTGGGTGAATGTGCCGGTGTTATGATTGATTTGGTAGCGACACTCATTTTTGAAGCTGATGAAAAACTGGGCTGGGCTAATGAATCATATAACGCGGGTGCCTGGGCCGATAGTATTTATCATGCTTATGCAGCTATGATAAGCGGCGCCAAGGCATTGCTGTTACAAAAAAACGTTAACAGCAGCACGCAAACAGGCATCATAAAAGAGTTTGACACTAACTATGTAGACACAGGCGACGTCGTGTTAAACTCCTCGTTCAATGATCTTGTACTGCAAATCAATCAGAACGAACCATCTCAACAATTTGCAGCAAAATACCTGTCAGAGGCAACTGCATTTCTGGAAACAATAAAATCAAAAAGAGAGGCATTAGTATAA
- a CDS encoding cold-shock protein yields MNTGTVKFFNETKGFGFIKSDDGQEIFVHVSGLKENIRENDSVTFDVQDGKKGLNAVNVKLA; encoded by the coding sequence ATGAATACAGGAACAGTAAAGTTTTTTAATGAGACCAAAGGTTTTGGTTTTATTAAAAGCGACGATGGACAAGAAATTTTCGTCCACGTATCTGGTTTAAAAGAAAACATTCGTGAAAACGATTCAGTAACTTTTGACGTACAAGATGGCAAAAAAGGCCTTAATGCAGTAAATGTAAAACTGGCTTAA
- a CDS encoding DinB family protein yields the protein MYRHIQDFLNDWKTQESNTVKIFSSITEETKSQKINENVRSLERLAWHIIHTITEMGAQAGLFESDLLADYAVPSTFSEIITVYQQYNALLGQAVRSKWTDSSLEDVIPMYGQQWKKGELLSVFVGHETHHRSQMTVIMRVLGLPVPGLFGPSKEEWALMGLPAME from the coding sequence ATGTATCGTCATATTCAGGATTTCTTAAACGATTGGAAAACGCAGGAGAGCAATACCGTAAAGATTTTTTCTTCGATTACAGAAGAGACCAAATCGCAAAAGATCAATGAAAATGTACGCAGCTTAGAAAGGCTTGCATGGCACATTATCCATACCATTACAGAAATGGGCGCACAGGCAGGTTTGTTTGAAAGCGATTTGTTGGCAGATTATGCTGTACCATCTACATTTTCCGAAATCATCACGGTATACCAGCAATACAATGCGTTACTTGGCCAGGCAGTACGCAGCAAATGGACCGACAGTTCACTTGAAGATGTAATACCTATGTATGGCCAGCAATGGAAAAAAGGAGAATTACTATCTGTATTTGTTGGACATGAAACTCATCACCGTAGCCAGATGACCGTGATTATGCGTGTGCTTGGTCTACCTGTTCCTGGCTTGTTCGGTCCATCTAAAGAAGAGTGGGCACTTATGGGGCTGCCAGCCATGGAATAG
- a CDS encoding putative sensor domain DACNV-containing protein, with protein sequence MLSEPTYLAARMVAPDIEAHFAKHLALARETGSTNLALQPVAEIIEAVIDVAFWASLRREEGHEPKISIALLPPHQVKQPLKFGNKIRLTPHNLKKLSPAVETPGIHLGVWLEGTDLYIWGTTHYVPGICFVLEVIEPGLLVIKHSRVDGFGKYVNVAILKGDQIKLVDETNANLVDCPALVNSLMDMPQMSYLSNTVNVLVELAAAMRRHQRGGLVLIVPPNSNKWQESIVQPVNYPVEPPYKVIDSLMKQDIEDRKTLEWQDQLLQAIDIIGGFTAVDGATVITRENELLAFGVKVARSAISGPVDHLIVTEPVVGSKPCKTHPARNGGTRHLAAAQFVHDQHDTLALVASQDGNFTVFAWSEPLQMVHAHRIDVLLL encoded by the coding sequence ATGCTATCAGAACCTACGTATTTGGCTGCCCGTATGGTAGCACCTGATATTGAAGCACACTTTGCAAAACACCTTGCCCTTGCAAGGGAGACAGGATCAACCAACCTGGCTTTGCAACCTGTAGCAGAAATTATTGAAGCTGTTATTGATGTGGCGTTTTGGGCCAGCCTTCGCCGCGAAGAAGGACATGAGCCTAAAATTTCTATAGCGCTTCTGCCGCCGCATCAGGTTAAGCAGCCGCTAAAGTTTGGCAATAAAATAAGGCTTACACCGCATAATCTTAAAAAGCTATCGCCCGCTGTTGAAACACCGGGCATACACCTGGGTGTATGGCTTGAAGGTACAGATCTTTATATTTGGGGCACCACCCATTATGTACCCGGCATTTGCTTTGTGCTTGAAGTAATTGAACCCGGTTTACTTGTAATTAAACATAGCCGCGTAGATGGTTTTGGCAAGTATGTAAACGTTGCCATATTAAAAGGCGACCAGATCAAGCTGGTTGATGAAACCAACGCTAATCTTGTAGATTGCCCTGCCCTGGTCAATTCATTGATGGATATGCCTCAAATGTCATATCTGTCAAATACCGTAAATGTACTGGTTGAGCTTGCTGCTGCTATGCGCAGGCATCAGCGCGGCGGGCTGGTACTTATTGTTCCGCCAAATAGCAATAAATGGCAAGAATCTATTGTGCAGCCGGTTAACTATCCTGTTGAGCCGCCATACAAAGTGATCGATAGCCTGATGAAACAGGATATAGAAGATCGGAAAACACTTGAATGGCAGGATCAGCTTTTGCAGGCAATAGATATTATCGGCGGGTTTACCGCTGTTGACGGCGCTACCGTTATTACCCGCGAAAATGAGTTGCTTGCTTTTGGTGTAAAGGTTGCCCGTTCGGCAATAAGCGGCCCTGTTGACCATTTGATTGTAACAGAGCCCGTTGTTGGTTCTAAACCCTGTAAAACACATCCGGCACGCAATGGCGGTACTCGGCACTTAGCTGCCGCACAATTTGTGCATGATCAGCATGATACGTTGGCTTTAGTAGCCTCACAAGACGGTAACTTTACAGTATTTGCATGGTCAGAACCATTGCAAATGGTACATGCACACCGTATAGATGTTTTATTGTTGTAA